The Pontibacter sp. SGAir0037 DNA segment TTGGCAAGCGAAGCAATTTATATTGGCAACGAACTGGAAGGGAAGCGAACTACCTGGCATGAAAATGGACAGGTGCAGTACGAAGAGTTCTATGTAAAAGGTAACTTGCAAGATGCGCTGAAAGGCTATTATAATGACGGAAAGGTACGACGGCTGGAGGTGTACAAGGCTGGTAAAATGGTAAAAGGGGAGGTTTACTCCAGGGAAGGCGGTATTATTCCTTATGTTCCTGCCAGTGAGCTACCTGAATTTCCCGGAGGTGAAACAAAACTTCTGAAATTTTTATCAACTAATGTCAAGTATCCAAAAAGTGCCAGACCGGCAAAAGTTTCTGGAATAGTAATTTTATCTTTCACGGTTGGAAAGGACGGTACAATAGAAGGAATTAAATTTGAAAAGAAAGTCCATCCAGATTTGGACGCAGAGGCGCTTAGAGTGGTTCAAGCTATGCCAAACTGGAAGCCAGGAACAGAGGAAGGAGAAATTGTACCTACCGTGTATACTTTACCCATAAGATTTACAATTAGATAAAAGCTCTCCCTAAACCTAATCTCATGAAAAAATACTTGCTTACCTGCCTTATTGCCTTTTTCTTTGACTTTACCTCTTTTGCCCAGGCAAAAGTTTCGGCGCAGGATGTAGCTTCCATTGAAGCCATTACAGCGGCTGGCTTACGTATTATTTCCGGTCCGAAAGGGCAGAAGCGGGATATGGAACAGTTCAAAGCACTTTTTCTGCCTGATGCACAATTAGGTGGCGTTTTCTATCGCGGTGACAGCAGTTTTGTGCGTATTACAACTGTAGAGCAGTTTGCCGATCGCAACGGACCTTTTTATGAGCAGAATGGTTTTTTTGAGCTCCAGCTGGCATTGCGCATCGAACGGTTTGGTAACCTGGCGACGGCTTTTCAAACTTATGATACTCGTTACACCAAAGACGGGAAAGTAGAAGCCAGGGGTGTAAATACTTACCAGCTTGTTTACGACAAAGGCCGATGGTGGATTGCCAGCTTACTCTTTACTCCTGAAACAGAGCAGCAGAAGCTCCCTGCGAAATATCTGAAAAATTAACTGACACTGCACCAGTTATAGTTGTAACTGGTATTTATAAATATACTGGAGCTACCAGACAAGGCTACCACATCTTTTCAGAAAGGAAAAGCGAAAGTATAGAAATGAGAAAGGCCCCATCAAAATGATTGGAGCCTTCTCTCACCTTAAAACAAACTAATCTAAACTTTAACTAACCTTATCTTCAAAGCCGCAGAAGCGGCATAATGTCTATTATAAATTTTGTAAGAGAGGATAGGGTATTTTAAACTTTTTTAACAAAATAGCCTTAAGTTTTTTGCTATTACGAAAAGCCTACTTATATTTAGCTTTCCAATAGTACGTCTCTCTGTAACCGGGTGCAAAAGTACACGTTTAATTTCCTATTGTAAAGGAAAATCGAAAAAATATTTTCGTGGATGTGTACGTTTTTTCTTTTCCCAATATAAAATCCTGTAAATAAGCTCTTTATTAAAAGATTGCATCGGCATTCAGTGCTTCGCTTGTTACATATACTTTGGTGTAGTTCTGCAATAGGCGACGAAGCTCTGACGTGCTAATCTGGAATTACCATGTTTAAATGGCGTTTTCTACCAGCAACTACAGCACCATCGGAGGGATTTCTACATTCAGGGCTTTGAAGCTTATGTGCAGCTCATAATGTAGCCGCTCTTCTAGTTGCACTGA contains these protein-coding regions:
- a CDS encoding energy transducer TonB, yielding MKGFIMVVLFFMIALLSMAQEQAVQYYDKSHKKTNNKADANSYTITTLQRDGSTIERSYTMGDTLTSEKHYQNFAGAKEGKYLRNGVYRYWHLNGQLASEAIYIGNELEGKRTTWHENGQVQYEEFYVKGNLQDALKGYYNDGKVRRLEVYKAGKMVKGEVYSREGGIIPYVPASELPEFPGGETKLLKFLSTNVKYPKSARPAKVSGIVILSFTVGKDGTIEGIKFEKKVHPDLDAEALRVVQAMPNWKPGTEEGEIVPTVYTLPIRFTIR